The sequence below is a genomic window from Aspergillus nidulans FGSC A4 chromosome V.
AAGACTTCTCAGTTCCTGCAATCATCATGTAAACGCCAATTCCTACTCCTGACAACCTCCCTCCCACCATTCCCTACCCGCCTATCCTGAATATCTCAGTTGCATGGACCGGAGTCGATTCGCGCCTTTACCACCGCCGATTTCGGGTATATCACTTACCAATTGATGCCTTGttccctcgtcttctcctctcATCTGGACCTTATTCACATCCACTGAGCACCTTGACGGTGAAAGCATGTTTGAGATCGAGCACTTTAATTTTTATGTTTTACAGCTTTAGTAATCGAtttcttgatatcttctttGGACTCCGACACCTCATACACAGTTCCTTGCATTCGTCGATCTTGCAAGTCGTGGTTCACCTCTTCATATACATATCATACACATACATAATCTGCTCCTTTCCCGCTCTGTTCATGCCCCTTCGATTTTGTTTTTTTGCTCTCAATTTCACCCCTTCTTAGTTTCGTCTCATTGTTTGTTTTGGTCTGTATGGCTCGGAAGATAATGGGTTGAGGAACTGAGGCACTACTCCTATGCTACGCTATTACTGGTTCTAATGATGCACGTGGACGTGGAATGTAAATATGGAAGACAAGAGCAGTGAAAACTGGAATAAAGATATTGAGATCTTGCAGAATCGAGCTTTTGTGCTTGATTATTACTATTATCTATGATATTATATTAGCTATATGTTGTCTTTGTACCGTAGATGTGCTGTATTGTACATAAAACCGCCGACATCGTATAATaaagaggaagggagaaaaggatTCTAGGGACGAAGGCCGAAATGTAAGAGATCTCACCTCCCAGGACAAGCCACCTACGCCGTCACACCAgtccccttctcctcctcatcaagtAAGTTATCCCACAGGATCctcagctcctccatctgccTCCAACATCTAGCCCCCAGTTCCTCGAatccctccttcccctcagcCGTAAGATCCACTGCACCACGCTTGCGCCTTCTGACCCTATCCTCCGCCACAACAGCCGGCCCAGGAACACCCCCATAGCCCCATCCGTCAACCTCCGAAGATACGACGGAGGCTACACCTAATCGAGACGCCGAAGACCCCCATTTCACCCTGCCGCCGCCGTGTTTCCGGTACGGTGCTTCGGCGGCGTCGAGTTCTGATTGTGTGGAGAGAGCAAGCCAGACAGGGCTGCAAGCGCCTAGGTAGGTGGATAAGGTATGCCAAGGGGAGCCGAGGATGCGGGCTAGCCAAAATGCGGCGACCATTGCGTAGATGAGGATTGTAGGAAGGGGTATAATCGCCGTAGCGCAGATTCCGGGGTGAGAGAGGTATACGTTGGGTATGGTCGAGGCGGTCTCAGGTCCGGTGCTGGGCTTGGAATCGGTTTCGAAGTCGGTGGAATAGAAGCTTTTCACCCAGGGAGCAGTACTGGGAAGGTCTGAGGTGAGGGATAGGAGGTCTGTTAGCGCTTTTGATGACTCGTAGGGAGCTTTGGACCGGAGCGCCTGAAAatcatcaacatcgaagAAGTTGATCGTGGCTTCAGTGCTGGAGAGCCATATCACGCGTCCGGGTCCGTTGGGGGATCCGGATCGGTGCAGGAGAGGCATGACATTATGCGCGAGCATGTAGTGGCCGAAGACGTTGGCGCAGAAGACGGTTCCCAGGCGGGGCTCCTTGTCGGTCACAGTAATTGTCTGGTTGTCCGTTATGAGACCTACAGGCGCAATTTTGTACTTTGGCCACGTCGTCGCATGGATAATGTCGGTGCAAACGCTCCATACGGCCAGAGGCCAATTGAGGCCAGACCAACCCCCTATCCCGGCATTAAGCACAATCGCGTCGAGTTTTGGGAAGGTCTTGTTCAGGCGACGGGATAGCGCGCGGACCGAGAGGAGGTTGCAGAGGTCGACATTTTCAGGAACGAAGGTCACTCGAGCGGTGGCCGAAGCACCGAAGGTGGAGGTGCGGAGGTGATTCTGTAGGTTGCGAAGGGTGTCGCTTCCCTTTCTTGTGCTCCGGGTAGTGAAGATGATTGTCAATGAACGATGGTCGTTCCGATGAGACGCCAGGAATTCATCTGCAAGACGGCAACACGTTGAGTATCCTAGTCCGCTAAACGGTGAAAACCCACAAGGGGTAACAGTTAGAAACATAAACCACTAACGGACCGCATGAGATAGGAGACAGAGCGCAGGGTTTCACTGTACCTGTTGGCACCGGTCACGAGCACAAAGACTTTCTCCTTGACCCCTTCGATGCCGTCCGTAAGCATGGTGGCTCAATTGCGCTTGTGCCCCTGTGATCAAGATCTTTTGATCCAGCAACTATCCCGACTGGGACCTCTCGGGGTGATTGGTGCATCTTGAAGTGGTGGATGATGTAAGCATCCTACCACAGGTTCAAACTCTCCTCTCTGTACGTTTATCGTTTAGAAGGCACATGTCAACCCAGCTCAGCGACGCCACCCGTCGGACGCCGCCACAAGTGGTCGACTTCGTTTAATCTGGCTTGTTACGAGTATTGACCGGTCTGAGAGTGGATTGGTTCCCATAGATCCGTCTCATCCGATCCTTAGAGCCACGGCTAAAGCCGTTTAGCCCATCGGGCATACTTCCTCTCTCGATAACTCTTGAACAACTATCACCTCACCACCTAGTCCTAGATTAATTGATGAGACCGTGACAGTGATGTCAGACATGCCGAGGCTGGTTCGACTCGCACTAGCCGATCGCCCCTCCCCGCATTAACGATATCTGGGGTAAGATATATACGAGGATAAGCACGTCAAAGGATGCAATCAGGAGGGGACGGCCGCTGATTAACCTCGTATTCTAGCAGTCTGGACTCTGCCGACCGAGTCTAGCTGAAGATGTCGATAAGCGAATCCGCAGAGCTCCACGTTCGCGGAATCATAATAGATTAATGGCTTGGTTCCCCTGTCGTGATGGGTCACCAggttctcttcttttgtctGCTTGCGCGATTGCTGGACACTACTAGTCTCTGCTACTACCTGGTCTCTCAATGCGGTATACCTAGCCGCCCACAGTTGAGCACCCGATGAGGCCGCTCAGCCAGGAGCGGGACGTCATTGATAGAGGAGGATCCTGATGCCTCCTGAATGTAGGAGGGGACAGGCAGGGGCTTTATTGGTTATGGGCGCCATGCAACCGGCAACATTATCAGTACCCATGTCAAGACATGGTGCATCTCTTAGTGGCCCCGGAAAAAGACAGCAAGGGCAAGCCCAGCGACGCGACTGGAAAAAACTGCATTCTCCGCAAAGTTTCGTGCTGAAAGACGGGCAGAGGCTTATGATCAAGCGTGGGTTGTCGCTATTAAGTTCCGTTATGGCAATAGGGTACGTTACAACCTGGGGTAGTACGCCTCAGGCCGATACGCTATGCCGAGGTAAGCACTTGAGACGGCAGAGGCTGAGTATCTCAACGGAACGCATCAAGAACCGATCCCGAAGAACCGTAGTATGCTCAGACTCATAGTCATATTTTCAGATGGACATTTTTTCGGTGGATCTGGTACCAAGACATGCGGGAATATTATTCCGATGTCAGTCGGTAATTCCAAAGGTTCGCGTGGTCCGTGAACTCTGACGGCATGCCATGAAGCCAGAAATCGAAGAAGCGTGGGTGAAGATCCACAACGGACCGACCCTTAACCATGTGCTATGACCTATGAGCATTCGACGCAAATGCTTTTGATCTGAAGCTCTGATATGGAGTTGTGCGTCAACATGGGAGGGAAACATGCCGTCTATTTGTTGCGGTGGGCGGCTGAAGTAAGATATGAGCCTGGAATGAAACCAAGACCAGCGCAACATGTAGTTCAATAAAGGATCCTTCGCCGATGTACCTTGGTGATCCTGATTCTGGACTTGGTTCAGGCTCAACAGTTACAGAACGGGATTGCAAGTACGAATTAGATCGACTCTCCATACGGAGTATATTTGCTGGAGTTGTCGGAAATCCCGAAATTGAATTCCGAAGCGCAGTACTGCTATTCGGACCTGGTATCCAAATCGCCGAGTTTTAGTAGGTACGCGCGAGAGTGGTGAAAGGATACTTGCTATGCCTCAAGGTTCCCAAATGTTGCATATGAAGGCAAAGAATTGACCCTTGGGGCCGGGACCACGCGAGTCAGGATTCGATCACTTGGTGATTGCGACATCTGAGCTGCACAGGGCTTTCAATGACTAGAACTTGATTCATTGACAGTTGGGTCCTGGACCTATATTTGGATGCTATTTGGGGTTGGGGTGGGCCGTGGAGCAGCTAACCGTCGCGTCCCAGTGCTGTTATCACAAAACCCCATTGGTGAGGTAGCTCCTTGACTCGGAAACACGGCTTGTTCTCCCCTATTTCCTAGTCCCAACATTTGTCTCTATGATTCAGGTTACGGATTGGTTTCATTCCCGAGTGCCAACCAGGATCCCTTGCTAGCTGATGGGGTGGCTCCGGACCCCAAGCCTCTTGACGCCAATGCCATGAAGTGGCGTTCTGACTGAACTGAAAAGCTCCACTTGTCCATTCAATCTGAATGGCCGAAGTAAGAGAGAGCATTTGAACGAATTAAGAGGTCGAACTCGGCTATGGCGACGATTTTCTTTCGTACCGCAAGTCTGCCATATTCTAGGCATACAGAAGCGTCATCTCCGGCTTGTTTACCCTCCAGTTTCCGACTATGCCCGGTAGTGCCCGGGAGGGACGATCTGCCGCGGTTGATTCACTGGTCTGCCCGCACTCGCATCGATAGGCATGATTTGGGAGGTCCGGGGAAGCAAGTATGCGATTAGGTCCGGAACGGACCAGACCAGATTGCGCCGCCCTCCGATAAGCACTAATGACATCGCGGCGAGCGAAGCTCCTGGCGGAAAACGCAAGTTGGAGTGCTTTCCCGCGGGGATGCCGCTGGCGTCAACGGTCTAAGAACTTATCACAAGCCAAGACAAACAATGAACTGAACTCGAGTTAGTCTGTTACGAATGAATGCGGGGCGCCAGATAGTACGAAGAGGATAATAACGCACTGCTCTGAATCAGTATGTTGCAAAGACAAAGGTACCCAAGAAAGTCCATTCCGTTAAATATGTAGCCTCAGGCGACAAAATGTTATCTTGCTTATCCAGGGATTCGAGGAATGGAGACGCAGTCTTTTCAGATATCCACTGAGAGATATTGAATCCTGGAATGATTAGTAGGATAGAGCTTGGAAGCTTTAAGGCGACTCGCcgcgcttcttccacttgTCCACGTCGATAGCCTATGGATCAGGTCATGGCTAGCCGTAACGGGCGAAAAATCTCAGTACGTTAGGCCTTCATCGTAGGAGGACGCGTCAACTGTCGTCGTCCAAATAGCCAAATACGCAGAAGCGTGATGTTTCTGCTGGCATGACGAAATAAGATGAGATGAGACGAGCTGTTGTCTCGATCGAGTAACGAGTAGTAGATACAAACTGAAGGATTTGGAAGGGAACGGTGGGTGCTACAAGAGTGGAACTGTGGGCTGAATACGAAAAATATAGCAAATTTAAAGTTCCAAGTGTATGCTTCCTTGAAGCCGACAATGACAAAACCGATGACCAGGTCATTGGGAAGGCCAGTTCGATTACTCATGATTATCAATGCGAATTCAGTTCGAGCTGAAGCAATATCACAATATCATATTGATCCTTCAATTCTCAGTCTAAGAGTACTGAGTATACTAGGTTCAGAGAACAATGAAGCTTCTGTCGACCCTCCGAAATATCGCGATAATGTGGCAAAATCACGGAGTTCGCTCGGCGTGGCGTTATACTAGACTAACGAGATATGGGAGCAAACTATAGATCATCATTGCACGAGTTCCTCCTTTTATCCTTACCGTAAACCTCATAGATCGGTTTCTATCCTCCTGCCCAAAGCAGGAACAAGTGGCGTCTCATGCACCAAGTATACGACGTCGACACTGCTCCCACATTTGAGATTGGCAAATCGACCACCTCGAAGTCCCAATTTGATTGCCTAAACGCATATGCCAATCGCTGTACGAATGGCGTGACACAGAACAAGATAGTCTCTGCTTTGTGACGGGTGGCGTAGCGACTATACCATAGTCAATCCAAGATCCTTCGGGGTTTGTCGAGTTCAATAGTAACGAGAAATAAGAGTACTTCCCTCTTGCACCATGGCACAGGGATAGGAACCGTTGGGTACGGTTTGGCGGATGAATTCCCCAGTAGACCAAGGATTCTGGATATGAACTATAATCCAGTCACCGACCCTGGCCGACTGTGGATCCTTTCGGCCTTTGAATATGGCAATAATGTTGGTCAACTTTCAGTCTGGCGTCTTGTGCCTAAGGGGCACCCACGTTGGCCAAGATCGAGTCTAGTGACCTgcgaggaaggaaga
It includes:
- a CDS encoding 3-keto-steroid reductase (transcript_id=CADANIAT00003492), producing MLTDGIEGVKEKVFVLVTGANSGLGYSTCCRLADEFLASHRNDHRSLTIIFTTRSTRKGSDTLRNLQNHLRTSTFGASATARVTFVPENVDLCNLLSVRALSRRLNKTFPKLDAIVLNAGIGGWSGLNWPLAVWSVCTDIIHATTWPKYKIAPVGLITDNQTITVTDKEPRLGTVFCANVFGHYMLAHNVMPLLHRSGSPNGPGRVIWLSSTEATINFFDVDDFQALRSKAPYESSKALTDLLSLTSDLPSTAPWVKSFYSTDFETDSKPSTGPETASTIPNVYLSHPGICATAIIPLPTILIYAMVAAFWLARILGSPWHTLSTYLGACSPVWLALSTQSELDAAEAPYRKHGGGRVKWGSSASRLGVASVVSSEVDGWGYGGVPGPAVVAEDRVRRRKRGAVDLTAEGKEGFEELGARCWRQMEELRILWDNLLDEEEKGTGVTA
- a CDS encoding uncharacterized protein (transcript_id=CADANIAT00003493), producing MPPECRRGQAGALLVMGAMQPATLSVPMSRHGASLSGPGKRQQGQAQRRDWKKLHSPQSFVLKDGQRLMIKRGLSLLSSVMAIGSDMELCVNMGGKHAVYLLRWAAEDPSPMYLGDPDSGLGSGSTVTERDCKYELDRLSIRSIFAGVVGNPEIEFRSAVLLFGPGIQIAEFYPNICLYDSGYGLVSFPSANQDPLLADGVAPDPKPLDANAMKWRSD